The segment taaaaaaagaaccggTTGCGTTGTAGGAAAgctagaataaaatatacattggGATAGGTCAATCAATTCCAACAACTTTTACCGTTAACGAACGAATTTTGTTGTCTCTTCTATTTTATTCCCAAGGTCCCAGCTGGTTTCCGTTGGTCGGTAGCGGCTTTTACGTGTATAAACTGCTCAAAAATTTCTCCTTCTACCATCTGATGTGGACAGAGCTGGCCCGGCGTTTCGGGCCGATCGTGGGACTAAAGCTTGGCCGGGATCAGGTCGTGATTGTGTCCGGTATGGAAGCGATACGGGAGCTGTACAGCAAGGACGAATTCAGTGGTCGTCCTGATGGTTTCTTTTTTCGGGTTCGCTCGTTTGATAAGCGGCTGGGCGTAGTTTTCACGGACGGAGAGAACTGGGAAGTACAGCGCAAATTTGCCATTAAAGCGTTGAAGACACTCGGCATGGGCACGGCCGGGATGACGTATCACCTGGAGAAAGAAGCCGAGGAGTTGATTcatcattttcgaaaattatccAGAGCGCACAATCGGATCAGTATGCACAATGCGTTCGATATCTCTGTGCTCAATATTATATGGACGTTGATTGCTGGCAAAAGGTATCTAATATTGTAGTTGTAAAAGTGACTTCTGCAAGAGTTTGTTTTTTCAGGTTTCATTTAAATGACAAACGCCTTGAGTGGATTACCGAAACTATTCACAAGAGTTTTCGAGTGATAGATATGTCTGGAGGCGTACTAAATCAGTTTCCATCTGTTCGTCATGTATGTCCAGTAAGATCCGGTTTTAGTCCACTTGTTAATTTACTAAGACCGTTGTGGGAGTTTTTAAATGTAACAGCTAATATATTACTTTCGATTGAATCGCTTGATTGAAAATACATTTTTCAGGACACAATCGGTCACATAAATGGTAAACCAAACCTTGCTGACGAAAACGATTGTTTAATTACCCTGTATCTCCGGGAGCTGCAGAAGGGCAACATCCATGCGTCATTCAATGGCGAACAACTTCTTTGCCTTTGCTTAGACCTTTTTCAAGCCGGTTCGGAAACAACCAGCAACAGCCTTGGCTTTGGGATCGCTTATATGATGCATCATCCGGAAGTAGTCAAGAAGATACACCAGGAACTGGACAGTGTGGTCGGACGCTATCGACTTCCGGTGCTAGATGACCGGCGTAATTTACCATATTTGGAAGCCGTTATTTGTGAAATTCAGAGAATTTCTAATGTGGCACCTCTGGCCATTGCCCATCGAACATTGTACCCTGTTCAGTTGGGAGCGTATGTAATACCGAATAATACAATCACCATTGCTTCGCTCCACTCATTGCATATGGATAAACAATATTGGGTCGACCCAGAGGTGTTTCGACCTGAACGATTTTTGGATGAAACGGGCTGCAAGCTGATTTCACATGAATATTTTATGCCATTTGGAGCCGGTAAGTTCTGTTGTTGTGGATTTACACCGTTAGTTACTACTATCTGTTGTTTTATTTCAGGGAAAAGACGATGCTTGGGAGAATCACTGGCAAGGTCAAACTTGTTTCTATTTTTTGCTGCATTTATGCATGCGTTTATTATTGAACCAGCTGACGAAGGACTACCGGAACTAGAGGGTATCGATGGAATCACGCTCTCTCCTAAGCCGTATTATGTTGCTTTAAAAGAAAGACTTATGTAATTTTACGTACACAAGTTGTTTCAGTAGTACAACCGTAATGTAAATAATAAAAAGCACTTTTTGTTTGTGTTTCGGGTGTTTGCAAAAATGGTAATTCAACGGCTCGCACTATTGTAAGTCCATTGGAGTTGATTACAACATTTTCTACCTTCAGTATGAAAACATTTAGATCAAGTAACAAAACATCAAATAGGTGTACTAGCAATAGCTTTGAAGAATCGGTTCAACAATCATTGGTCGAATAATCAATTCGTTATAAACAACAAGAATTGTATTATAAATACATTATACAGCAGAATAGTAAATATATAGATCATAAAAAATACATGTTTGACAGTTTGTAAACTCACATTTCTCACACTATAATAGGTagctaaaaaatataaatctggCTACGTCAAAATAACCAGTTTAGTTTTTACTCAATAAAAATTAACCTTACACTATCTTACAGAGTGTTGGATCAAGCTGGATATTCCGGAAGATCTTTTGACTAAATTTGGGTATCCCGGAATTCATGCTATCGGTTATCGGTTATATTTataatggacagcctttatatagccagtagcgtttctagggttaataagGAATTCTAGGGGTATATGGAAagcgtgtatcctaagggggcatatctatttttttcctgttgggtacattttccactgcgaccagttatttgatctattgtggcagaCCCCTGTTTATTGTACGCCACATCAGGGGGTCGTATCACTATTAGTATGAGTGATTTCCACTTGCTGATCAAcggcattgtcccaataaggtattttacaacgaataaagtttattgccttAATTGGTAGAATTCATCCATACATCTGAGGGTTGTATTCCAGCAATGtcaaagaaagtttttcttttatgaagTAGTGCCACGCAATTGCATAGCAGATGTTCCGCATTTTCACTTTCTAGGTTACAGAAGCGACACGTGTCATCTTCTAATTTTCCCAGTTGTTTTAAGTGATATTTACTTGCCCAGTGGCCTGTTACGAGGCCACAGTAAGTACGTAAGTCCTTTTTAGGCAGGTTAAGAAGTTTCTGGGTTATTGTTTTATTAGGagatataaatttctttgattatcGAGCTGTCAAATTTTTTTCCAGACATCATCTATCATTGATTCTGCCTAGCTTTTTAATTCCATTCTAATGGGGCATATCTATTtggtcatttaacaaaagtaaccattacttcgttcgagaacctgcggtcgcagaacatgtggcccatcccaccccctcccctctcctaaactaaactaaactaaaactggcagtttataaaCGGTATAATATATATCTTATATTATCTTCTATCTTATATTGAAGTGTTTATTCATAGcctctgaaatttccagagaaaaagtaaaaattattttaaattatttagcagtcCTAtgtgctgtttgctccaaaatggagcATGTTAtctaatttttcaaaatattgtgctcactagtaaagaatgtgagtgtactggtgtatactgacgtcccagctagcattttcatatgtataaaaaaggtaaaaatcagcactacgtacagatatacatgctaaataaatcgtatttcatgcgcaaaattggcatatccgtactattttggaggcgatatacgtgattacgaataattttgagcgttacgacaataggagcaaccttagtggagatcgggtaaccaaccccggtggaaactagggtcgtatactAAACGGGAAGGAGGTATACCGTGTCTCGGcgctataagatggcagccccatcgcgagactcgacACTATTTcaccagtacggctacacaccttaataaaataactaacaaaattcaagcaaattcggagcggaatattcggcttCGACCTAGGAACAagaacgacgaatggagactcgggacttggaactgcagatcgctaaatttcgcaggttgcgagcgggtgctgattgaacagctggaactccgcaaactcggcatcgtagctctgcaggaaatctgtcgcaaaggagagaaggtatggaagatccgtggcggaaaggcccagttttaccagagcggtggcgctaccaacgaactgggaacgggctttgtagtgctgggcggaatgcaggatcgcgtgatagattggaaggcgatcaacgagagaatgtgtgtattgaggataaagggccgtttcttcaattatagcatcattaacgtgcactgcccgcacgaaggtagacccgacgatgagaaagaagcgttctacgcgaggctggaggcaacgtacgacagctgcacgTCACGGGACataaagatcgtcatcggggatatgaacgcccaggtcggtagggaagaaatgtatagaccggtggtaggaccccatagcctgcacaccgacacaaacgataacggccaacgatgtataaacttcgcagcttcccgaggcctggtgatccgaagcacctttttcccgcgcaaggatatccacatcCATGCCTGCGAAacatggtgcgtctcagcggaaacaacgcaaaaactgcaggtattcattaaccggtgcctgcgatatattattcgtgcctggtggcctgataattggatatccaatgaggaactccatcgtcggtgtcatcaacggccgatagccacagaaattcgtgagcgtaggtggaagtggatcggacacaccttgaggaaaggagcgaacgaggtttgcagagcagcactcgactggaatccacaaggactgTTACCGGtcattttttcaaaatgtaCCGTACCAACCAATGACGTcaaagttttgttttctttagtgTTTAAGAGTAGTTTGTAAGCGTAGTTCGTAAGATCCATTTCGTAATTTAATTTTCATTGTTTAGGTGGCTCTTCTGATTGTTGTTAGTTTGCTTTTGTTTTGTATATTTATCattgtattttttgtttaacCTAGAGTAAGTGTACCAATCCCTTCAAACTTTCAACCGGTAATTAGGCATCGAAAAATTTgcgtgaaaaaaatattattgtgaaCGTTACCATTTAGTGATGTAAGGAGACACTGTCTGAATGCGGACTTAGGAACCTAAAAGAGACCTTCGGCGTCCACCCCGGAACATCCAGACCAGGTGTTGGGGCTTAGCACGGAGGCTCTAAAGGCTCCGTAAGACATCCTAAGTCAGGGACAGCCTTACGCACCAAATGGTAACATCCTTAAAAAAAACCTATTGTAACGGAAAGACCG is part of the Sabethes cyaneus chromosome 2, idSabCyanKW18_F2, whole genome shotgun sequence genome and harbors:
- the LOC128737437 gene encoding methyl farnesoate epoxidase-like — translated: MWQNVILVIVLLVLFCFRDVRKPLLFPPGPSWFPLVGSGFYVYKLLKNFSFYHLMWTELARRFGPIVGLKLGRDQVVIVSGMEAIRELYSKDEFSGRPDGFFFRVRSFDKRLGVVFTDGENWEVQRKFAIKALKTLGMGTAGMTYHLEKEAEELIHHFRKLSRAHNRISMHNAFDISVLNIIWTLIAGKRFHLNDKRLEWITETIHKSFRVIDMSGGVLNQFPSVRHVCPVRSGFSPLVNLLRPLWEFLNDTIGHINGKPNLADENDCLITLYLRELQKGNIHASFNGEQLLCLCLDLFQAGSETTSNSLGFGIAYMMHHPEVVKKIHQELDSVVGRYRLPVLDDRRNLPYLEAVICEIQRISNVAPLAIAHRTLYPVQLGAYVIPNNTITIASLHSLHMDKQYWVDPEVFRPERFLDETGCKLISHEYFMPFGAGKRRCLGESLARSNLFLFFAAFMHAFIIEPADEGLPELEGIDGITLSPKPYYVALKERLM